In the genome of Chryseobacterium oryzae, one region contains:
- a CDS encoding DUF3945 domain-containing protein, producing the protein MNNTASYTANSAVSTLLVLRHSSNSVGIVQSVAPNGNLIELEPESNGLDTMMRIDSTAGSFMDFYADFYHQLKNPDEFSFFKVTEFEAHETAKGLQEYVNNSSMIEKEELKKYEVSIDIVDALRNKKNLDGVDRESSYTESASVAVNPKYRFQVEDVNWDAMADIGLDKAKLEELDVLECLLKGYKTPVLIPVKCNDNGDSDETAGARLQLKLDDNGEVVVHVHRVQNRVDFRKKFLGHRFSKEDRLNLLCCGNMGRVVELVNPVTGERVSSLVSLDKLTNELFSLRMEFVRIPKVICGVVLSEEQTEVLHSGKQLYVENMFSKSKRLFNATLQFNAEKQWVEFFFYKKVKVHGLANGVSVGIPTVFRGRYLRKWQMDKLKAGEAAYISGLISEKGKVYQGYIHFDEEVGKIVFSFKKPR; encoded by the coding sequence ATGAATAATACAGCAAGTTATACAGCAAATTCAGCAGTCAGCACTTTATTGGTGCTTCGTCACAGTAGCAATTCCGTTGGAATTGTGCAGTCCGTAGCACCCAACGGAAATCTTATTGAATTGGAACCTGAAAGTAATGGTTTAGATACTATGATGAGGATTGATTCTACGGCAGGTTCGTTCATGGATTTCTATGCAGATTTTTATCATCAGCTAAAAAATCCTGACGAATTTTCATTTTTTAAGGTGACGGAATTTGAAGCACATGAAACAGCGAAAGGTTTGCAGGAGTATGTAAATAATTCGTCAATGATTGAGAAAGAGGAATTGAAAAAGTATGAAGTTTCGATTGATATAGTGGATGCTTTGAGAAATAAAAAGAATTTGGATGGAGTTGATCGGGAGAGTTCTTATACGGAATCAGCTTCTGTGGCTGTTAATCCAAAATACCGTTTTCAGGTCGAAGATGTAAATTGGGATGCGATGGCTGATATAGGTCTTGATAAAGCGAAGTTGGAGGAATTGGATGTGTTGGAATGTTTGCTGAAAGGATATAAAACGCCAGTGTTGATTCCTGTTAAGTGTAATGATAATGGAGATTCGGATGAAACGGCAGGTGCACGATTGCAGTTAAAGTTAGATGATAATGGGGAAGTGGTGGTTCATGTTCATCGGGTACAGAATAGGGTTGATTTCAGAAAGAAGTTTTTGGGACATAGGTTTTCTAAGGAGGATCGGTTGAATCTTTTGTGTTGCGGGAATATGGGCAGAGTGGTGGAGCTTGTTAATCCTGTTACTGGCGAGCGGGTTTCGTCGCTTGTAAGTTTGGATAAGTTAACCAATGAATTGTTTTCTTTAAGGATGGAGTTTGTGAGGATTCCGAAGGTGATTTGTGGTGTGGTTTTAAGTGAGGAGCAAACGGAGGTTCTTCATAGTGGGAAGCAATTGTATGTTGAAAATATGTTTTCTAAAAGTAAAAGGCTTTTTAATGCTACGTTGCAGTTTAATGCGGAAAAGCAGTGGGTGGAGTTTTTCTTTTATAAGAAAGTGAAAGTTCACGGCTTAGCAAATGGAGTTAGTGTTGGAATTCCGACGGTTTTTCGGGGAAGGTATCTTCGTAAATGGCAGATGGATAAGTTGAAGGCTGGAGAAGCAGCTTATATTAGTGGGTTAATCAGTGAGAAAGGGAAGGTGTATCAGGGATATATTCATTTTGATGAGGAAGTGGGGAAGATTGTGTTTTCTTTTAAAAAGCCGAGATAA